A section of the Solea solea chromosome 17, fSolSol10.1, whole genome shotgun sequence genome encodes:
- the tmem244 gene encoding transmembrane protein 244 — MLLDYCCRCCGFTLIKRHGHLSLKTTPTDTWVVLQNLLMCMVCFYSLYYIAVSLCIGLFSVHEINSLLAPFDYTTQPSWQNPKYLVGVISTEVTYVLGGLIFAWIVEECVWDYAITVTLLHVAMTVAVMSDFPSAEHWWIALGSGLVMMIFGGQLLAYKLFRTNFVCPAELQNF, encoded by the exons ATGTTGTTGGACTACTGCTGTCGTTGTTGTGGATTCACACTCATAAAACGCCATGGACACTTGTCCCTCAAGACCACACCCACTGATACCTGG GTCGTCCTGCAGAATCTGTTGATGTGCATGGTGTGTTTCTACTCTCTCTATTACATTGCGGTCAGTCTTTGCATCGGACTGTTcag TGTTCATGAGATCAACAGCTTGTTGGCACCATTCGACTACACAACGCAACCGTCATGGCAGAACCCCAAATACCTGG TTGGTGTCATTTCCACAGAAGTGACCTACGTTTTAGGAGGGCTGATCTTTGCCTGGATTGTAGAGGAGTGCGTCTGGGATTACGCCATAACTGTGACACTGCTACATGTCGCGATGACCGtggcag TGATGTCAGACTTCCCTTCAGCTGAACACTGGTGGATAGCTCTTG GATCAGGCCTGGTGATGATGATATTCGGGGGACAGCTCCTGGCCTACAAACTCTTCAGAACCAACTTTGTGTGTCCAGCTGAACTGCAGAACTTCTGA